The Fodinibius saliphilus genome segment ACCAACTGGTATTAAGATTACCCCAAAACCGCTTCTTAATCTCTGTGGTCTGCGTCGCTATCTAAATTTTTATCATTCATTTTCAGGTATAACACGCACAATACCATTATCGCCCTCAGTAGCTATATAAATATAACCATCGGGACCCTGTTTTATATTTCGAGTTCTGCCTATATCACGCAAAACGATCTCTGTATCTGTCACCGTATTATTTTTCACCTTACAATGCACGATATAACCAAACTTTAACGACCCCACCAACAGATCGCCCTTCCATTCCGGATATTTATCACTGGTTACAAATGTCATCCCTGAAGGAGCAATAGACGGATCCCAATACCACTCAGGTTGTTCCATTCCGGCCCTCGCCGTATCCTCAGCAAACTCGGTACCGCTATAGTTAATGCCATAACTTATAATAGGCCATCCATAATTATTACCCGCTTTTATAATATTAACTTCATCACCACCACGAGGACCGTGCTCATGCTCCCACAGCTCTCCCGTTTCTGGATTTAGTGCCATCCCCTGCGGGTTACGAATGCCGTAGGCAAAAATAGCATTCTTTGCATCAGCTGAATCCACAAAAGGGTTATCTTCGGGAATACGGCCATCATCGTGCAGGCGATATATTTTACCAGCATCACGTGTAATATCCTGGGGATTTACATCTCTATTACCACGATCACCAATCCCAAAATAGACATAGCCTTCATTATCAAAAACGATGCGGCTGCCGAAATGCTGACCCCGTGTAGTATTGGGCTCAGCTTTGTAGAGCATTTCTTTATCTATGAGCTCTGTACGCCCCTCATTAAGACGTGCCCGCATCAATGCCGTATTGGCACCACCACCCCCTTCGGGACTGGAGTAGGTAATATAGATCCAGCCGTTTTGCTCATAATTGGGGTGAAGCGCAATATCGAGCAGTCCGCCCTGGCTGCGGGCCCAGACCTTGGGTACCCCGGCAATAGGCTCGTCGCGCAGTTTCTCATCATTATAAAGCCATAAATCCCCACTGCGTTCCGTAATTAACATCGTACCATCGGGCAGCCAAGCCATACCCCACGGCACTGATATCTCTGATATAATAGTCTCGGTACTAAGAGCATTCTTGTCCTGGGCTACACTACAGTTGGCAACAGCAACGGTTATAATCATAATTACTACTGCCACCCATCGTCTTTGAGCATTATTCTTCATGGTTTTCAAGAGTCTTATTTGATATTTATCTGTGAGACAATAACTTATAAAGCATATATTTCGCATCAGAGAAAAGCTTCAACGTCAAAGTCCCAGCTCTTCCGAAAAATCAATTTGGGATTTCTGGCCTTTGCATTACGTATAGTATAGTAAAATTTACAATTAAAATTGGGGATCAGTATGGACTTGGATTTTAAAAAAGCATCACAATCGTTTGACTCGTTACCATATCAAGAGCGTCTTAAATCAGTATTAGAACTTGTTAAAAGCACACTTTCTATCGTCGGAAAAGATGCCGACATCATAAAACCCTGGGTGCGTATGGCAATTTACCATACTTTCATGGTCAGCTTTTTCTTTGGAGGTTTACTTTTCTGGCAGTTTTCGCAATACGGTTACGGGATACTATCTTTTTTTCTGGGATTCATTCTCTTCCTGTATAAACACTTTTATAACAACAAACAGGAGATGCGAATGAGTTGGATCGTCTACGAAACCCTTATCGGTAACGATCCTTCTTTCAAAGAATCGGTGGCTGTAGATAAAAAGTTAAAGTCTCAGCGACGCAAAATCGCATGGATTGATATTGCAATGGCCTTTGTAAACAAGGGTAAGTTTGCTGGCGGCGGTATCGTAAAAATGTTAATGCGCCTCTTTGTATCGGGAATGGAAGAAGTTTGGGATCTTGCCAACCACTATATGATTCCATCTGTTGCTGTTGATAAGATGGATCTCAGCCTGGCTTTCAAAGAGATGAAGAAACTTAAAGACCGTATTCCCGAATCGCTGGTAGGAGTCTTCGGAATCGACTTTC includes the following:
- a CDS encoding PQQ-dependent sugar dehydrogenase, which translates into the protein MKNNAQRRWVAVVIMIITVAVANCSVAQDKNALSTETIISEISVPWGMAWLPDGTMLITERSGDLWLYNDEKLRDEPIAGVPKVWARSQGGLLDIALHPNYEQNGWIYITYSSPEGGGGANTALMRARLNEGRTELIDKEMLYKAEPNTTRGQHFGSRIVFDNEGYVYFGIGDRGNRDVNPQDITRDAGKIYRLHDDGRIPEDNPFVDSADAKNAIFAYGIRNPQGMALNPETGELWEHEHGPRGGDEVNIIKAGNNYGWPIISYGINYSGTEFAEDTARAGMEQPEWYWDPSIAPSGMTFVTSDKYPEWKGDLLVGSLKFGYIVHCKVKNNTVTDTEIVLRDIGRTRNIKQGPDGYIYIATEGDNGIVRVIPENE